The DNA region GCATTTTTAATATGAGCACCAAAATCTCATCAACCTTTAGGAGTTATATATTGAACTTGTCATCATTGTTTATCAGGGAATAAACCACCACTATTTATCTCTTGTCAATTATAAATCCCAAAATTAAAATCATAATAACGGTACATATCATTTTCTTTTTGTGCTTGCAATTCAAAAACATTATAACCAATTTTTTGTTCTTCAATTTTCTTATATTGCAAACCATATTTTGATTGTAAATCACCACCAAAAACATAACCAGAATTTAACTTAATATCATAATTATTAACAACCGAAAAATCATAATTAAAAACACTACCATAATTATTAATGGTATAAAACCGATTTTTAAATGCTGAATATAATTTAATATCTAATTGCTTATATTTATCTGAAAAATAAAAATATCGTGGATAAATTTTAAAACCATTATTTACTAATAAACCATATTTTTTATTATATCCTTGTACATAAGTATTATTTTCTAAATCAAAAATCGTTCGTAAATAATTAGTATAAAATTTCTGTGAAATCTTAAACATACTATTTAATAATTTATCAAATTGTAATTTATCGTTAATATTTTCACTCAACAAAATATTATTAAAATTTTGCAATTTCAACGCAAAAAAGTTAACTAAAACAGTATCATACTGTAAATTATTAATATATCCATTTTCAATAAACGAACTACGATTTTGGAACACTGGCACCAAAGCACTTGCAAAAAACGACTGTAAAAACTTAGATAAATCAAATTGACCGTTAAACTGTTGATAATATCTTAAATCTTTATTATTTAATGATGAATAAATTGAACTATTAAAATTAAAAACTTCACCCGTTACCGTTCGCATAAAACTAAAATTAAAACTTAAATCATCACTATTAACATTATTTAATTCCAAACTACCCGAAATAATTAAATTTGCTTCATCAACAGTCAAAATCATCCGATAAATTGCTTTTTTAATATTTTTAACATATAATTCATCAACCGTCTCAAAATCATAAATTATCCACTTTGTTCCAACCTTATTCGGATTTTCATAATCCGCACTACCACCTTGTTGAACTCTAATATTTTCTTGCAAAACAGCAGTTAAAGAATAATTAATAAATTCTTTTACGAAATTTTGTTGATAAGTATTTCAATCTGTAATTTCACCGGTGTTTTCGTTGATAGTTGGTGTTTCAGGTTGACCAACGCCATCTCAATAATAAATTATTGCTTTGGAACTTCATGCAAAGATATTATTAATATTTTTTGTATCTGTTTTAATTATGTTTCATTGTTGGATTAGATATGGATAAATTACAATATATTTCCTATCATCTTCTTTTACATATTTATTTTTATCAGTAGAACCAATTACTTTGGGTGGTACTAAAACATCATTATCCCTAGGAATTAATTTTCAATTATCTTGTTTTAACTTAACTCTTGGATAACGATTTTCTTTATAACGCCCAACATTGTCGACAATTTTTTTAGACACATCATACATATTATATTTTACGGCAAAAGCATAAATAAAATCAGTTAAATCATTTAAAAAATTTTCCTTTTTAACATCATAAAATTTTTTAACCATATATGTATTTTTTCAACTATCTCACATTTGATAAAAACTAAAAAAAGATGAACTTGGTTTATCATAAACAAATCCCGTTGAATAACTATCTTGTAAAAAATCCAAATACCATTTATCATTAAACAATAATTTTTTTGATGTTTTTAAAGTTGGATTAATAAAATAATTTGTTTCAGACCAATTTTCAAAAAAACTGCTGCGTAAAAACATTGTATTAATAAAATCAGTTTCATTAATACCTTTCATCAACTGTACGAAAAGGTATTAATGTTGGTAAAAATGTTTATCAGAATAGTAATAAGCAACAAGTTAAACGAGAAATTAAACGTCAAAATATTAGACAACAAGCAAAAATTAAAAGAGGTGTTAAATAATGATTAAATTAGTTTTATTGGTGGCGGCAATCGCTATATTTGGAACTGGTTTTATTACTGTTATTATTAATCAATTTACATCAGCAAAAAATATTATTATGGATTTATATAATTCTGATACGTGGTTAATTTGATTATTTGGTAGAATGGCAGTTTTGTTTAGTCATCCGTTAATGTTAACAATATCGAGTTTATATATTGTTGGGTTTATTGTTTCAAAAACATTGTATAGTTAGGAGTTAAGTTTATGAAAAAATCGTTATCTTTATTTGCCATATTTATTTTAAGTTTTTTAGGTTTGGTTATTCCATTTATTACTTTAACGGCGTTTAGACCGTTAAATGAGAAGTATTATACGCTTAAACAAGAGAATAGTACTGGTAATATACTTGCGAAACACCACTATTAACTGTTAAACCTAAATTATTATATTGTGTTGATGTCCCGTGAATTGCATAAATCGATAACTTAATAACCATAAAAAAGATTAAAAAATAAGCAATCGACGTATTTGTCATCGGTAACTTTGTATTTCAAATTACATCAAAAATAAACAAAAATATATCAAAAACAAAACTAAAAATCTTGTCTCAATTACTATTATTATTTTCAACTAATAAATTAATCATCTTTCCTATTTCCTTTCTCTTTTTTAGGTTTTAAATTCTTTTTCAAAATATCAATATCAAATAACTCCAATTGTTCTTTAACACTTAATTTTGTAATTTCCGACCAATAATATTCTTTTTTATTAACAATTTCATCATTTTTTAAATCACGCACAAATTTTAATCA from Spiroplasma kunkelii CR2-3x includes:
- a CDS encoding spiroplasma phage ORF1-like family protein, giving the protein MKGINETDFINTMFLRSSFFENWSETNYFINPTLKTSKKLLFNDKWYLDFLQDSYSTGFVYDKPSSSFFSFYQMWDSWKNTYMVKKFYDVKKENFLNDLTDFIYAFAVKYNMYDVSKKIVDNVGRYKENRYPRVKLKQDNWKLIPRDNDVLVPPKVIGSTDKNKYVKEDDRKYIVIYPYLIQQWNIIKTDTKNINNIFAWSSKAIIYYWDGVGQPETPTINENTGEITDWNTYQQNFVKEFINYSLTAVLQENIRVQQGGSADYENPNKVGTKWIIYDFETVDELYVKNIKKAIYRMILTVDEANLIISGSLELNNVNSDDLSFNFSFMRTVTGEVFNFNSSIYSSLNNKDLRYYQQFNGQFDLSKFLQSFFASALVPVFQNRSSFIENGYINNLQYDTVLVNFFALKLQNFNNILLSENINDKLQFDKLLNSMFKISQKFYTNYLRTIFDLENNTYVQGYNKKYGLLVNNGFKIYPRYFYFSDKYKQLDIKLYSAFKNRFYTINNYGSVFNYDFSVVNNYDIKLNSGYVFGGDLQSKYGLQYKKIEEQKIGYNVFELQAQKENDMYRYYDFNFGIYNWQEINSGGLFPDKQWWQVQYITPKGWWDFGAHIKNAVIWIVNTIPGVKQVNELASGVGKVFETVYSFFSQIFEVWKFNHALYSTITNIFLLIIFMKFVRLI
- a CDS encoding DUF3688 family protein, with the translated sequence MKKSLSLFAIFILSFLGLVIPFITLTAFRPLNEKYYTLKQENSTGNILAKHHY